From a single Oreochromis niloticus isolate F11D_XX linkage group LG4, O_niloticus_UMD_NMBU, whole genome shotgun sequence genomic region:
- the kdelr2a gene encoding ER lumen protein-retaining receptor 2: MNIFRLTGDLSHLAAIIILLLKIWKSRSCAGISGKSQILFALVFTTRYLDLFTSFISLYNTSMKVIYIGCAYATVYLIYAKFRATYDGNHDSFRVEFLVVPVGGLSVLINHDFSPLEILWTFSIYLESVAILPQLFMISKTGEAETITTHYLFCLGLYRALYLFNWIWRFYFEGFFDMIAIVAGVVQTVLYCDFFYLYVTKVLKGKKLSLPA; the protein is encoded by the exons ATGAACATCTTCAGGCTCACAGGAGATCTTTCTCATCtggctgccatcatcatcctgcTACTCAAAATATGGAAAAGCAGGTCGTGTGCAG gcaTCTCTGGAAAGAGCCAAATTCTCTTTGCTCTCGTGTTCACCACACGTTACTTGGATCTATTCACCTCTTTCATCTCCCTGTATAACACATCCATGAAG GTGATCTACATCGGTTGTGCATATGCCACCGTATACCTAATCTACGCGAAGTTCAGGGCCACCTACGATGGAAACCACGACAGTTTCAGAGTGGAGTTCCTGGTGGTTCCTGTCGGGGGTCTTTCTGTTCTCATTAACCACGACTTCTCTCCCCTGGAG ATCCTGTGGACGTTCTCCATCTATCTGGAGTCGGTGGCAATTCTGCCTCAGCTCTTCATGATCAGCAAGACCGGGGAGGCTGAGACGATCACCACCCACTACCTGTTCTGCCTGGGGCTGTATCGGGCCCTTTACCTCTTCAACTGGATCTGGCGTTTCTACTTTGAGGGCTTCTTTGACATGATTGCCATAGTGGCTGGTGTGGTCCAGACTGTCCTCTACTGTGACTTCTTCTATCTTTATGTCACCAAAG TGTTGAAAGGCAAGAAGCTGAGCCTGCCAGCGTAA
- the si:ch211-139g16.8 gene encoding uncharacterized protein si:ch211-139g16.8: MRSFRVFQAADMDRLFWLSLLLAHPLVTADKDTCHVYISQSNNIIWKKIGEEAVFNCTVISSCSVQFYWFKENVSLPLNMSNKYPGGASLQINSLKASDSGIYFCAAADHTGCCTPFVGEGATLVVRENAKIVMGRILWVSFVLLAVYSLAIVTLIFLKKHGWNMNVCKKTSKNDKKNANKKVQFQDVLKEMHKKRNMEKNNQTASRSSSEAEASSNDLQHSSDDIYQNV; the protein is encoded by the exons ATGAGATCATTCAGAGTCTTTCAAGCCGCAGACATGGACCGGTTGTTTTGGCTTTCTCTCCTGCTCGCCCACCCGTTGGTCACAG CTGACAAGGATACATGTCATGTCTATATATCACAGTCAAACAACATAATCTGGAAGAAAAtaggggaagaagctgttttcAATTGTACAGTCATTTCCAGCTGTTCAGTACAATTTTACTGGTTCAAAGAAAACGTCTCTCTACCGCTTAATATGAGTAACAAGTACCCAGGAGGAGCGTCTTTACAAATTAATTCACTTAAAGCGAGTGACAGTGGGATCTACTTCTGTGCCGCAGCAGATCATACTGGGTGCTGCACACCGTTTGTAGGGGAGGGAGCAACTCTTGTAGTGAGAG aaaatgctAAAATAGTGATGGGAAGAATTTTGTGGGTATCATTTGTCCTCTTGGCCGTCTACAGCTTGGCTATAGTGACGCTCATCTTTCTAAAGAAG CATGGCTGGAATATGAACGTCTGCAAAAAGACATCCAAAAACGACAAG AAAAACGCAAATAAAAAAGTACAGTTCCAGGACGTGCTGAAAGAAATGCACAAGAAGagaaacatggagaaaaacaatcAAACAGCAAGCAGAAGCTCTTCTGAAGCTGAG GCCTCGAGCAACGACCTGCAGCATTCTTCTGATGACATCTATCAAAATGTCTAA